From the genome of Bacteroidota bacterium:
AAGGATAATATCGGCGTTGAAGTGGATGGAATTCTTTATATCCAAATTACTGATCCGGTAAAGGCATCGTATGGCGTAGATAATTATATCTTTGCCTCAACGCAATTGGCGCAGACCACAATGCGAAGTGAGATTGGTCGGATTGATCTTGACCGGACGTTTGAAGAACGTGATAAAATCAATCAAGAGATTGTGATGGCGGTTGACAAAGCAGCGGCACCATGGGGATTGAAAGTAACCCGACATGAAATTAAAAACATCGTTCCGCCGCCGAGTATAAAAGATGCAATGGAAAAACAGATGCGCGCGGAACGGGAGAAGCGTGCACTTATTGCTGAATCCGAAGGAGATAAACAAGCGAAGATCAACCGTGCTGATGGAGACAAAGCAGAAGCAATTGCAAAGTCCGAAGGCGAGAAGATGAAACGGATCAACGAAGCGGAAGGACGTGGACAGGAAATTGAACGTGTGGCGATGGCGACAGCGAAAGGTATTCGGGAAATTGCCAATGCGATTAACGATAAAGGGGGACTTGATGCCGTGAACCTTCGTATTGCAGAACAATATCTCGGTGAATTTGGAAAACTGGCGCAAAAGAATAATACGATGATCATTCCGTCGAATTTGTCAGACGTTGCCGGGACAGTTGGCGCGATCGCAAAGATCTTTTCAGGGATGAGTCAAACGAATATTGAAGAAGTAAAAGAAGTGAAGAAAAAATGACAACAAAAATGACCGTCACCTTCAAGGTGACGGTCATTGACAAAGCTTAAAATGCTGATCCCAGGTTAATTGTAATAAAGAATCCGCCGAAATCTTTTTTTCGCATGATCTTTCCTGTTGCATCCTGCAAACTTTCAATTCCGCTGCTAAATGGGACAACATAATACCGGATATTGATGCCAGACAAGCTTCCCATATCTGAACCAAAAAAAGCGCCTACGCCGATATATCCGCCGACTGTATAATTTGAACGGGCGTAGCCGAAACTATTAAAATATTCTTTTGCATACGGTGCTGCAAAGACAATGGTGGGTCCTGCGCCTGCGTTTACATACGGCCGAAAACTATCAGTGATGTCATCTGCAAATAAGCGATACTGCACTCCAAACAATATTGGTATCATTAAGAATCGATTGATCTTTCCCGGAACAAATGATTGTCCCCAATAATCGTAATACTCCACTTCGTTATCATCTTTCGATTCTGCAAGTCCCAGGGTTACGGTACCGAATAAAACTCGGGAATACTCGTGACGATAAAAACCGGCAAGTCCGAATCCATTGTTGGAAAGAAGAATATCAACACCCCAAGCGTCATCCATTGTTGATTCAAAGGATTTGGCTGTTTCCTGTTCTGGAGATGTAAAAATGATCGTTGAATCTTTACTTTGGCTCAACAAGAGAGAAGTAACGAAGAGAATTGGATAGATAATATTTTTCATATCAACCTCACGAAATTGAATCCGGGATAGTTATTCTATACTAAACAACGCACATTTAAGATAATGAGTTTCCGGCATAGATGGTAGAGTGGGGTGATCTGGAGCAGCACCGGAAAATTGAAGCAGCTTGATTCTTCGACCGGCTTTTACGCTGCAATCTTGAATAATGTTAAGAAACGTTTCCCGGTCAATATGATGAGAACAGGATGCGGATAAAAATATTCCATTTGGTGCGACAAGTTTTATTCCGTTTGTGTTGATCTCTTTGTAGCCTTTAATTGCTGTTGCAACCGTTTTTTTGTTTTTGGTAAAGGAAGGTGGATCGAGAATAACAATATCCCATCGTTTGTCTGTCTTTAATGATTGCTCTAGAAATTGAAAGACATCAGCAGTATGAAATTGCACATTGGTCAATTTGTTTAATACACCATTTGCTTTTGCCTTGCTGATTGCATCTTCGGAGATATCCACGCATTCAACATTTTTTGCGCCAAAAGCGGCAGCATAGAGTCCGAATCCCCCTTCGTTGCTAAAACAATCAAGAACGGTGGCGTTGTGTGCATACGGTTTAAGGATTGTTCTATTCTCCCGTTGATCAAGAAAAAAGCCGCTTTTTTGTCCGCCGAGAACGTCCACAGAAAATT
Proteins encoded in this window:
- a CDS encoding stomatin-like protein, coding for MEVYILLGLILFAFILLGKTARVVPQKTIFIVERLGKYSATLDAGFHILIPFIDRVAYRHSMKEMVIDVPPQGCITKDNIGVEVDGILYIQITDPVKASYGVDNYIFASTQLAQTTMRSEIGRIDLDRTFEERDKINQEIVMAVDKAAAPWGLKVTRHEIKNIVPPPSIKDAMEKQMRAEREKRALIAESEGDKQAKINRADGDKAEAIAKSEGEKMKRINEAEGRGQEIERVAMATAKGIREIANAINDKGGLDAVNLRIAEQYLGEFGKLAQKNNTMIIPSNLSDVAGTVGAIAKIFSGMSQTNIEEVKEVKKK
- a CDS encoding class I SAM-dependent rRNA methyltransferase; protein product: MSTLEQHIILKKNEDRRLVHGHQWVFSNEIQRIVGEPKNGDVIEILRSDGRSLGIGFFNASSLIAVRFLSPTIQEINEAFFEKQIRTAFELRTKMFPKSSTFRIVNGESDFLPGLIIDKYNDYLSIQTFSVGMDLRLEIICNVLEKIFHPQGIVERNESPLRTLEGIPLRKNLLRGTVSPTIVELNGVKFSVDVLGGQKSGFFLDQRENRTILKPYAHNATVLDCFSNEGGFGLYAAAFGAKNVECVDISEDAISKAKANGVLNKLTNVQFHTADVFQFLEQSLKTDKRWDIVILDPPSFTKNKKTVATAIKGYKEINTNGIKLVAPNGIFLSASCSHHIDRETFLNIIQDCSVKAGRRIKLLQFSGAAPDHPTLPSMPETHYLKCALFSIE